One Alicyclobacillus acidoterrestris DNA window includes the following coding sequences:
- the fdhD gene encoding formate dehydrogenase accessory sulfurtransferase FdhD: MGVQSKFYGLPLKAERVITRYRSGEFFENTKDVVATEYALTIYVNDGEMATVVCSPEYMEDLVIGFLSSEGVIRSIDQLKDLQVSTFRGTARVRTSTRVNFNQDFYNKRYIASCCGKSRQTFYFFNDAHTAKRVDDMFTLHPDSIFRLIRDMEKSADIFHETGGVHIACLADRQEILLSRSDIGRHNALDKLYGHALRNNIPLHGKVITFSGRLSSEVVLKVAKIGVGVVLAKSAPTALALDIAEELNITTVGFVRGDSFNIYTHPERISS, translated from the coding sequence ATGGGTGTGCAATCAAAGTTCTATGGACTTCCTCTCAAGGCTGAACGAGTCATCACTCGTTATCGCTCAGGGGAATTCTTTGAAAACACAAAGGATGTTGTGGCTACAGAATATGCCTTAACCATCTATGTCAATGATGGTGAAATGGCGACTGTCGTCTGCAGCCCCGAGTATATGGAGGACTTGGTTATCGGCTTTTTGTCTTCGGAAGGTGTTATTCGTTCCATTGATCAATTAAAAGACTTGCAGGTGAGCACATTTCGTGGTACGGCCAGGGTTCGAACTTCGACGAGAGTAAACTTTAATCAAGACTTTTACAATAAGCGATATATTGCCTCCTGTTGTGGAAAAAGTCGCCAAACATTTTATTTCTTCAATGATGCTCATACAGCCAAGCGTGTTGACGATATGTTTACCCTTCACCCGGATTCCATTTTCAGACTCATTAGAGACATGGAAAAATCGGCTGATATTTTTCATGAAACGGGCGGGGTGCATATTGCCTGTCTGGCCGATCGACAGGAAATTTTACTTTCCCGTTCCGATATTGGTCGGCATAATGCATTAGACAAATTGTACGGGCATGCTTTAAGAAACAACATTCCCCTTCATGGAAAGGTGATTACCTTTAGTGGACGGTTGTCGTCGGAAGTTGTATTAAAAGTAGCCAAGATAGGGGTGGGAGTTGTACTTGCAAAGTCAGCTCCAACCGCACTCGCTTTAGACATTGCGGAGGAGCTTAACATTACAACCGTTGGATTTGTACGGGGAGATTCTTTCAATATTTATACCCACCCAGAACGAATTTCTTCCTAA
- a CDS encoding ATP-binding cassette domain-containing protein: protein MSGGEAQRIAIARAWLRQSPLLLLDEPTAHLDPLTAADIETTLEELMANRTVIVVTHDPGFASRMDRMIFLTSHGFSTGCETQLEYRFAD from the coding sequence GTGAGTGGAGGTGAAGCCCAGCGTATCGCAATCGCACGTGCTTGGTTGCGCCAATCTCCGTTGCTTCTTCTCGACGAACCTACGGCACATCTTGATCCGCTAACCGCTGCAGATATCGAAACGACACTTGAAGAGCTGATGGCGAATCGTACCGTTATTGTCGTCACGCATGACCCTGGATTCGCGAGTCGAATGGACCGGATGATCTTTCTTACATCGCATGGATTCAGTACAGGTTGCGAAACCCAACTGGAGTATAGGTTCGCCGATTGA
- a CDS encoding site-specific integrase, which yields MDESLIYREATKVDTQLANLMASANEYVRRSKAQNTIKAYQSDWQSFSRWCKARGLCSLPAEPRVVALYLSDMADLGYKASTIGRHMISIDLAHKTKGYPSPTSDETVRSVWRGIRNTIGVAPSGKSPVLVEDLRRMLRHAPNDLMGLRDRALLLIGFAGAFRRSELVSLNVEDIEFTREGLVITLRRSKTDQVGEGRKVGIPYGSFIETCPVRALQAWLEATGIESGALFRHVTKGRQIGTTHLSDKSVARIVKKYIERIGLDESKFAGHSLRDGLATSAAMAGASERDIMAQTGHKNPMMVRRYIRDGNLFRSNAAARIGL from the coding sequence ATGGACGAGTCACTCATATACCGCGAAGCCACAAAGGTTGATACGCAACTCGCCAACTTGATGGCAAGCGCGAACGAGTATGTGCGCCGCTCAAAAGCGCAGAACACCATCAAGGCATATCAATCGGATTGGCAGTCGTTCTCTCGCTGGTGCAAAGCGCGAGGGCTCTGTTCTCTGCCTGCCGAACCTCGCGTCGTAGCGTTGTATCTGTCCGACATGGCCGACCTGGGTTACAAAGCCAGCACGATTGGACGACATATGATCTCCATCGATCTTGCGCACAAGACCAAGGGGTATCCGTCCCCAACATCCGACGAGACGGTCAGGTCCGTATGGCGTGGCATTCGTAATACGATTGGCGTCGCTCCAAGCGGCAAATCTCCCGTGTTGGTGGAAGACCTGCGACGTATGTTGCGGCATGCTCCAAACGATCTGATGGGATTACGTGATCGAGCGCTTCTGCTCATCGGTTTCGCCGGGGCATTCCGACGCTCGGAACTGGTCTCGCTCAATGTCGAGGATATCGAGTTCACCCGGGAAGGCCTTGTCATCACTTTGCGACGCAGCAAAACCGACCAGGTTGGCGAAGGGCGAAAAGTGGGCATTCCGTACGGATCGTTCATCGAGACGTGCCCGGTTCGAGCGCTTCAAGCATGGCTGGAGGCAACCGGCATTGAATCGGGCGCACTGTTTCGGCATGTGACCAAAGGTCGTCAAATTGGCACGACGCACCTGTCAGATAAGAGCGTGGCGCGCATCGTCAAAAAATACATTGAGCGAATCGGCTTAGACGAAAGCAAATTTGCCGGCCACAGCTTGCGCGATGGTCTGGCCACGTCCGCCGCGATGGCGGGCGCGTCGGAACGAGACATCATGGCGCAGACCGGGCACAAGAATCCGATGATGGTACGCAGATACATTCGAGACGGTAACTTATTCCGTTCGAATGCGGCGGCTAGAATAGGACTGTGA
- a CDS encoding DUF1641 domain-containing protein: MAQPTTKIKRIEITEQDEKRRSLQELQESVADHQEALQSLLTLIQDLESSGVLEILHALLNSKEKVASIALEQILKPSVLNTIKNAMTAMGVVSKIDPEQLGVLMEAFIAGLHQGQKSLESNQRVSMFNLVKAFRDPGVNRALTFMLGLLQGLGQKL, from the coding sequence GTGGCACAGCCAACCACCAAGATTAAACGAATAGAGATTACGGAACAGGACGAGAAACGAAGGTCCTTACAAGAATTGCAGGAATCGGTCGCAGACCATCAAGAGGCGTTACAAAGCCTGTTGACGCTGATTCAAGACCTTGAAAGCAGCGGAGTCCTGGAAATTTTGCATGCCTTACTGAATTCAAAGGAGAAAGTCGCCTCTATTGCTTTAGAACAAATTTTAAAGCCATCTGTTTTGAACACGATAAAAAACGCTATGACCGCGATGGGGGTGGTCAGTAAGATTGACCCAGAACAACTAGGTGTGCTGATGGAGGCTTTCATAGCCGGTCTACACCAAGGGCAAAAGAGTCTTGAATCTAATCAGAGAGTTAGCATGTTCAATCTCGTAAAGGCGTTTCGTGACCCTGGTGTTAACCGAGCTTTGACTTTCATGCTTGGTTTGCTGCAAGGTTTGGGCCAAAAGCTCTAG
- a CDS encoding PIN domain-containing protein, which produces MELDTEVGCLFSMLTESLTLFAEQNVDFIDAYLACKSRDTDGKMVSFDRDFQRLNVALHVPEYTG; this is translated from the coding sequence ATGGAGCTGGATACTGAAGTGGGTTGCCTCTTTTCGATGTTGACGGAATCCCTGACCCTGTTTGCTGAGCAAAACGTCGATTTCATCGATGCGTACTTGGCATGCAAGAGCCGGGACACCGACGGCAAGATGGTTTCTTTCGACCGCGACTTTCAACGGCTCAATGTAGCACTGCATGTCCCAGAGTATACGGGCTAA